A stretch of Desulfitobacterium dichloroeliminans LMG P-21439 DNA encodes these proteins:
- a CDS encoding IS30 family transposase, whose protein sequence is MANQKHLTFDERVTISSLLDKTYSFKAIAKELDKDCTTISKEVRRHIIFKRIGCQGNAYNACRHRYTCDHRLLCTPCHYSHRPSFCRRCKLCNAMCPSFECQLCPRHAKPPYVCNGCDKLNKCTLEKRFYHAAPAHTEYQAVLSEARQGISLSEDEVKHLDSIISPLIKKGQSLNHICANNKDSLMVSKSTLYRLIDFNIFTARNIDMPRKVRYAKRKIKRQLKVDKACRIGRTYNDFQHFLNENPHLPLVEMDTVEGRKGGKVLLTLHFVKAEFMLAFLRQTNDSQSVITILEDLQLNLGQDIFMRVMPILLTDNGSEFSNPNALEFDQQQNRRTHLFYCDASSPGQKGSAERNHELIRYFIPKGTRMDEFTQVDISRMMDNINSYSRQSLGNKCPYDMLAFLYGEDLLKALGCHKIPPNEVIMNSSLFKETAVHCLGNPWGYTDESGRETSYLDAYRAIEEQRKEMTEKN, encoded by the coding sequence ATGGCTAACCAAAAACATTTAACCTTTGATGAACGGGTGACCATCTCTTCGCTTTTGGATAAAACCTACTCTTTTAAGGCAATCGCTAAAGAATTAGATAAGGATTGCACCACCATCTCCAAAGAGGTTCGCCGCCATATCATCTTCAAACGGATAGGCTGTCAAGGCAATGCTTACAATGCTTGCCGCCACCGCTATACTTGCGATCATAGGCTGCTCTGCACACCCTGTCATTATTCGCACCGGCCCAGCTTTTGCCGCCGCTGCAAATTATGCAATGCTATGTGCCCGTCTTTTGAGTGTCAACTCTGCCCACGACATGCCAAACCGCCTTATGTTTGCAACGGATGCGATAAGCTTAATAAGTGCACTTTGGAGAAACGCTTTTACCATGCTGCACCAGCCCATACCGAATATCAGGCAGTTCTTTCCGAAGCCAGACAGGGTATATCTCTCTCGGAAGATGAGGTAAAACACCTCGACTCCATCATTTCCCCTCTCATCAAAAAGGGGCAATCCCTGAATCATATCTGTGCCAACAATAAGGATTCCCTCATGGTTAGCAAAAGCACCCTCTATCGTCTAATTGACTTTAATATTTTCACCGCAAGAAACATCGATATGCCACGGAAAGTACGCTATGCTAAGCGCAAGATAAAAAGACAGCTCAAGGTCGACAAGGCTTGCCGAATCGGTAGAACCTACAATGACTTTCAGCATTTCCTCAACGAGAATCCCCACCTACCTCTTGTGGAAATGGACACCGTAGAAGGTCGTAAAGGGGGCAAGGTTCTTCTTACCCTTCATTTCGTGAAGGCAGAATTCATGCTTGCCTTTTTACGGCAAACCAACGATTCTCAATCCGTCATCACTATCCTGGAAGACCTTCAACTCAACCTTGGCCAAGACATCTTTATGAGGGTTATGCCGATTTTGCTGACGGACAATGGTTCTGAGTTCTCTAACCCAAATGCCTTGGAGTTTGACCAACAACAAAACCGCAGAACTCATCTGTTCTACTGCGATGCCTCTTCACCTGGGCAGAAAGGCTCTGCCGAGAGGAATCACGAGCTGATCCGCTATTTTATTCCTAAAGGCACCCGTATGGATGAGTTTACCCAGGTCGACATCAGCCGCATGATGGACAACATCAATTCCTACAGTCGACAAAGCTTGGGGAATAAATGCCCTTATGACATGTTGGCTTTCCTCTATGGGGAAGATCTTCTTAAGGCATTGGGGTGTCACAAAATTCCGCCCAATGAGGTCATCATGAATTCCTCTCTTTTTAAGGAGACTGCCGTCCATTGTCTAGGCAATCCATGGGGTTATACCGATGAGTCAGGACGGGAGACCAGTTATCTTGATGCCTATCGGGCTATTGAAGAACAACGCAAAGAAATGACAGAAAAAAATTAA
- the rplM gene encoding 50S ribosomal protein L13 → MSTFFAKANAVERKWYVIDAADLSLGRLATEAARILRGKHKPTFTPNVDTGDHVIIINADKVVLTGKKLDQKMYRRHSGYPGGLKETPYRKLMQNMPERAVEHAVKGMLPHNKLGAQMYTKLKVYRNENHPHQAQQPEVWTIQQ, encoded by the coding sequence ATGTCCACGTTCTTTGCGAAAGCGAATGCGGTGGAGCGTAAATGGTATGTCATTGACGCTGCAGATCTCTCTTTGGGTCGTTTGGCTACTGAAGCTGCTCGTATCCTTAGAGGTAAACATAAACCAACCTTTACTCCTAATGTTGATACAGGAGATCATGTGATCATCATCAACGCGGATAAAGTTGTTTTAACTGGTAAGAAATTAGATCAGAAAATGTATCGCCGTCACTCCGGCTATCCTGGTGGTTTGAAAGAAACCCCTTACAGAAAGCTAATGCAAAACATGCCTGAAAGAGCTGTTGAGCATGCCGTAAAAGGAATGCTTCCTCATAATAAGCTGGGTGCACAGATGTATACGAAGCTTAAAGTGTATCGTAATGAAAACCATCCGCATCAAGCGCAACAACCCGAAGTTTGGACCATTCAACAATAA
- the rpsI gene encoding 30S ribosomal protein S9, giving the protein MAAQLQYQGTGRRKNAVARVRLIPGEGKIIVNKRELAEYFGKKTLEMIVQQPFGITDTVGKYDVIALAHGGGTTGQAGALRHGIARALLKADISLRPALKRAGFLTRDPRMKERRKYGLKKARKAPQFSKR; this is encoded by the coding sequence ATGGCTGCACAATTACAATATCAAGGTACAGGACGCCGTAAAAATGCGGTAGCTCGTGTTCGTTTAATTCCTGGAGAAGGAAAAATTATCGTTAACAAAAGAGAACTTGCTGAATACTTCGGCAAGAAAACTTTAGAAATGATCGTTCAACAACCGTTCGGGATAACCGATACTGTTGGTAAATATGATGTCATCGCTCTCGCTCATGGAGGCGGTACCACAGGACAGGCAGGTGCTCTGCGTCACGGAATTGCTCGTGCTCTTCTGAAAGCAGATATCAGCTTGCGCCCAGCTCTGAAACGTGCAGGGTTCCTCACCCGTGACCCACGTATGAAAGAGCGTCGTAAATACGGCTTGAAAAAAGCTCGTAAAGCTCCACAGTTCTCAAAACGTTAA
- the hydE gene encoding [FeFe] hydrogenase H-cluster radical SAM maturase HydE has protein sequence MKPILDELYHKNTSSPEGLLYLLDHLDSEAQELLSTYSHQTRLKHYGRQVYLRGLIEFSNVCIRNCLYCGIRRDNPKVDRYRLTQEEILDCCREGHILGYRTYVLQSGEDPYYTDERLVELITAIKAEFHDAAVTLSLGERPYESYQRLFAAGANRYLLRHETASESLYQRLHPDSNFHNRRQCLKHLKDIGYQVGAGFMVGLPGQTNEDLVQDLMFLKVLEPEMVGIGPFIPHGQTPLGRIKGGTVEKTLIMLALTRLLLPEVLLPSTTAMGTLDSLGWEKAIKVGANVVMPNLSPVKVRDKYELYDGKIWTGDESAHCRGCIEKRIIGAGFEVNMGRGDHPTWRR, from the coding sequence GTGAAGCCCATTCTCGATGAGCTTTACCATAAAAACACTAGCTCTCCGGAAGGGCTCCTCTACCTTCTGGATCATCTGGATTCTGAAGCTCAAGAGCTCTTGTCTACGTATAGTCACCAAACTCGTCTAAAGCACTACGGAAGGCAAGTCTATCTTCGGGGACTTATCGAGTTCTCTAATGTCTGTATCCGTAATTGTCTTTATTGTGGAATCCGCAGAGATAACCCAAAGGTGGATCGTTATCGCCTTACTCAGGAAGAAATTTTGGACTGCTGTCGGGAGGGGCATATCCTCGGCTATCGTACCTATGTCCTTCAGAGTGGGGAAGACCCCTACTATACCGATGAACGCTTAGTTGAGCTTATAACCGCTATTAAAGCCGAGTTTCACGATGCCGCCGTTACCTTATCCCTTGGAGAAAGGCCCTATGAAAGCTATCAAAGACTTTTTGCGGCAGGTGCCAATCGCTATTTATTACGCCATGAAACCGCCTCCGAGAGTCTTTATCAACGCTTACACCCAGACTCGAATTTCCACAACCGTCGCCAATGTCTCAAGCATTTAAAGGATATTGGTTATCAGGTGGGAGCGGGGTTTATGGTAGGTTTGCCGGGCCAGACCAACGAAGATCTTGTCCAGGACTTAATGTTTTTGAAAGTTCTAGAGCCAGAAATGGTAGGCATTGGACCCTTTATACCCCATGGGCAGACCCCTCTTGGTAGGATTAAGGGCGGGACAGTTGAAAAGACCTTGATAATGCTTGCTTTAACTCGGCTGCTTTTGCCGGAGGTCTTGCTTCCTTCCACGACGGCCATGGGAACTTTGGATTCTTTGGGATGGGAGAAGGCTATTAAAGTCGGGGCCAATGTGGTCATGCCCAATCTCTCACCGGTTAAAGTTAGGGACAAATATGAGCTCTATGATGGCAAGATCTGGACCGGTGACGAATCGGCTCATTGCCGAGGGTGTATTGAAAAGCGCATTATCGGTGCAGGCTTTGAGGTCAATATGGGAAGGGGTGATCATCCAACGTGGAGAAGGTAA